The Falco peregrinus isolate bFalPer1 chromosome 1, bFalPer1.pri, whole genome shotgun sequence genome has a window encoding:
- the MINAR1 gene encoding major intrinsically disordered Notch2-binding receptor 1 gives MESNQDSSLFLVKILEELDTKQNTVSYQDLCKSLCARFDLSQLAKLRSVLFYTACLDPNFPATLFKDKMRCTVNNQQSKKIMVAADIVTIFNLIQMNGGVAKEKLPVARQKVKKKESFESCRSDTEICNLADCVPNCELNDQEFNRGFPVRRSSKCRKMDCKDCQQFVPSSEPNFLLGVNKEMKGRAASLDRLQALASYSIATSPPCEMQSTYFPMNIENESISDQDSLPISAGIKETFISNEEPFVMQSCVQKRNIFKEDFHNLITISPNLIPSNKKSEDGHREPQNRKESSKQAFFNHSFEMPYSSQYLNPVYSPIPDKRRVKHESLDDLQASTYFGPTTILGPQDTKKWTGKPAKQTAWPAKSWSLNTEEVPDFERSFFNRKQSEEKPRYQSSNNPSPSFPSADRHQSYLNTKEQQPIMQANYAVKPNGHKPKEIPSILDVEKHEPVKKFKDKSINCTSVQILSIDRTTSVGTQTEQQGLDHKKCKDLCAAGQAKYGERHSLKQSDDDSEIVSDDISDIFRFLDDMSISGSTGVMQSSCYNSTGSLSQVHKSDCESSPEHNLTKISNGNACNKLDKVVRADISNTDDELKTSVCKLVLRIGEIEKKLESLSGVREEISQVLGKLSKLDQKIQQPEKVSVQIDLNSLTSEAASDESNSPQIFQCHNTPHGGKLENNPEWCCSDASGSNSESLRVKALKKSLFTRRSSRSLTEENSATESKIASISNSPRDWRAITYTNQVGITEEEMKERDGGENKDWHRKSKEADRQYEIPQPHRLSKQPKDAFLIEQVFSPHPYPASLKSHMKSNPLYTDMRLTELAEVKRAQPSWTIEEYTRNSGDKGKIAALDLQTQESLNPNNLEYWMEDIYTPGYDSLLKRKEAEFRRAKVCKIAALIAAAACTVILVIVVPICTMKS, from the exons ATGGAGTCCAACCAGGATTCCTCGCTCTTCCTGGTGAAGATCTTGGAGGAGCTGGACACAAAGCAGAATACTGTTTCTTACCAGGACCTCTGCAAGTCCCTATGTGCAAGGTTTGATTTATCCCAGTTGGCGAAGCTCAGAAGTGTGCTGTTTTACACTGCTTGCCTGGATCCTAATTTCCCAGCAACTTTGTTCAAAGACAAAATGAGATGCACTGTAAACAATCAGCAATCAAAGAAAATCATGGTTGCAGCAGATATAGTAACAATATTCAACCTCATACAAATGAATGGGGGAGTGGCCAAGGAGAAACTTCCAGTTGCAAGGcagaaagtgaagaagaaagaatCCTTTGAGTCCTGTAGATCTGACACGGAAATCTGCAATTTGGCAGACTGCGTGCCCAACTGCGAGCTGAATGACCAGGAATTCAATCGGGGCTTTCCAGTTAGAAGGtcttcaaaatgcagaaagatgGACTGCAAAGACTGCCAGCAGTTTGTCCCCTCATCAGAACCCAACTTTTTACTGGGGGTTAATAAGGAGATGAAGGGTCGGGCTGCTTCTCTGGACAGGCTGCAGGCGTTGGCATCCTACTCCATCGCCACGTCTCCACCATGTGAGATGCAGAGTACGTACTTCCCCATGAACATTGAAAATGAATCTATTTCAGACCAGGACTCCTTGCCTATAAGTGCAGGAATAAAAGAAACTTTCATTTCGAATGAGGAGCCGTTCGTGATGCAGTCATGTgtccagaaaagaaatatattcaaaGAAGATTTTCATAATCTGATTACAATATCTCCCAACTTAATACCGTCTAACAAAAAGTCAGAAGATGGACACAGAGAGCCtcagaacaggaaagaaagctCTAAGCAGGCTTTCTTCAACCACAGCTTTGAAATGCCATACAGCAGCCAGTACTTGAATCCAGTTTATTCTCCTATACCAGACAAAAGACGAGTGAAGCATGAAAGTTTAGATGATCTTCAAGCTTCAACATATTTTGGCCCAACTACCATTCTCGGGCCCCAGGACACCAAAAAGTGGACTGGAAAGCCAGCCAAGCAAACTGCCTGGCCAGCTAAAAGCTGGAGTTTAAATACTGAGGAGGTACCTGACTTTGAACGGTCATTTTTTAATAGGAAGCAGTCTGAAGAGAAGCCACGATACCAGAGTTCAAACAATCCATCTCCAAGCTTCCCTTCAGCTGACAGGCATCAGTCCTACCTGAACACGAAGGAGCAGCAACCAATTATGCAAGCAAACTACGCTGTGAAACCAAATGGGCATAAACCCAAGGAAATCCCTTCCATTCTAGATGTGGAGAAACACGAGCCAGTCAAAAAGTTTAAGGATAAAAGTATCAATTGTACTTCTGTTCAGATCTTAAGCATCGACAGGACCACGAGTGTTGGGACACAAACAGAGCAGCAAGGTCTGGACCACAAGAAGTGCAAAGATTTGTGTGCGGCGGGCCAGGCCAAGTATGGAGAGCGGCACTCTCTCAAGCAGTCAGATGATGACTCCGAAATTGTGAGTGATGACATCAGTGACATTTTTCGGTTTTTGGATGACATGAGTATCAGTGGGTCCACAGGAGTGATGCAGTCTTCGTGCTACAACAGCACTGGTTCCTTGTCTCAGGTGCATAAATCAGACTGTGAGAGCTCACCTGAGCACAATTTGACTAAAATCTCCAACGGGAATGCCTGTAACAAATTGGATAAAGTGGTCCGGGCAGATATCAGCAACACAGATGATGAACTAAAAACGAGTGTCTGCAAATTAGTTTTGAGGATTggtgaaatagaaaagaaactgGAATCTCTCTCAGGCGTCCGAGAAGAAATCTCCCAAGTCCTGGGAAAATTAAGCAAGTTGGATCAAAAAATTCAACAGCCAGAGAAGGTCAGTGTACAAATAGATCTCAATTCGTTGACGAGTGAGGCTGCATCAGATGAGAGTAACTCCCCACAGATATTTCAGTGCCACAATACTCCTCATGGAGGCAAACTGGAGAATAATCCAGAATGGTGCTGTTCGGATGCCAGTGGAAGTAATAGTGAGAGTCTTCGGgtaaaagccttaaaaaaaagtttgtttacGAGGAGGTCATCGAGATCATTAACAGAGGAAAACAGTGCAACTGAATCCAAAATAGCAAGTATTTCAAACTCTCCCCGAGACTGGAGAGCTATTACTTACACCAACCAAGTTGGCATTACAGAAGAGGAGATGAAAGAGAGAGATGGAGGAGAAAATAAGGACTGGCACAGGAAATCTAAAGAG GCAGACAGGCAATATGAAATCCCACAGCCACATAGACTCTCTAAACAACCAAAAGATGCTTTCTTGATTGAGCAAGTCTTTAGTCCTCATCCCTACCCCGCATCACTCAAGTCACACATGAAAAGCAACCCGCTCTACACAGACATGAGGTTGACAGAGCTGGCTGAAGTGAAACGCGCCCAGCCATCATGGACCATAGAGGAATATACAAGGAATTCAGGGGATAAAGGCAAGATTGCAGCATTGGATCTACAA acTCAAGAATCTTTAAACCCAAACAACTTAGAGTACTGGATGGAAGACATTTATACTCCTGGCTATGATTCCTTATTAAAACGCAAAGAAGCCGAGTTCAGAAGAGCAAAGGTTTGCAAGATAGCTGCCCtgatagcagcagcagcttgtacGGTTATTCTGGTCATTGTAGTTCCCATTTGTACAATGAAATCCTGA